A window of Raineyella sp. W15-4 contains these coding sequences:
- a CDS encoding ABC transporter permease produces MSARTLAPSRDVRQVTDPAGPSAGPVAGVRPRRGRAASAGLLTLGVLLVAGLTGISLFVGVGQLHPATVLHDETQQMLLVQSRVPRTVALLLAGAAMAVAGTIMQLLARNRFTEPSTAGTTEFAGLGIVAATLVVPDAPLIVRMAAASAAALVGSAVFLRIIRGLPTRETLLVPLVGLMLGGVVSAATTFVALRTDLMQSLTSWLTADFSVVIAGRYELLWAAGAVTLLAYLAADRFTVAGLGEDVTTSLGLDYRAVMGLGLAIVSVVTAVVVVTVGAVPFIGLVVPNLVALWVGDHARRSLVWTALGGMAFVLLSDLVARTVVAPAEIPLGTVVGVVGAGLFLALLGRQVVRAR; encoded by the coding sequence ATGAGCGCCCGCACCCTCGCCCCGTCGCGGGACGTACGTCAGGTCACCGACCCCGCCGGCCCGTCCGCCGGCCCGGTGGCGGGCGTACGCCCCCGGCGGGGCCGCGCGGCCTCCGCCGGCCTGCTCACCCTCGGCGTGCTGCTCGTCGCCGGCCTGACCGGGATCAGCCTGTTCGTCGGCGTCGGGCAGCTGCATCCCGCGACGGTGCTGCACGACGAGACCCAGCAGATGCTGCTGGTGCAGAGCCGGGTGCCGCGGACGGTCGCGCTGCTGCTGGCCGGGGCGGCGATGGCCGTCGCCGGCACGATCATGCAGCTGTTGGCCCGCAACCGGTTCACCGAACCGTCCACCGCCGGCACCACCGAGTTCGCCGGGCTGGGCATCGTGGCCGCCACCCTGGTCGTGCCGGACGCCCCGCTGATCGTCCGGATGGCCGCCGCCTCCGCCGCCGCGCTGGTCGGCTCCGCCGTGTTCCTGCGGATCATCCGCGGGCTGCCGACCCGGGAGACGCTGCTGGTGCCGCTGGTCGGTCTGATGCTGGGTGGGGTGGTCAGTGCCGCCACGACCTTCGTCGCGCTGCGCACCGACCTCATGCAGTCGCTCACCTCCTGGCTCACCGCCGACTTCTCGGTCGTCATCGCCGGCCGTTACGAACTGCTCTGGGCGGCCGGTGCGGTCACCCTGCTGGCCTATCTGGCCGCGGACCGGTTCACCGTCGCCGGGCTCGGCGAGGACGTCACCACCAGCCTGGGCCTCGACTACCGGGCGGTGATGGGCCTCGGCCTGGCGATCGTGTCCGTCGTCACTGCGGTCGTGGTGGTCACCGTCGGCGCGGTGCCGTTCATCGGTCTGGTGGTGCCCAACCTCGTCGCACTGTGGGTGGGCGACCACGCCCGCCGATCGTTGGTCTGGACCGCGCTGGGCGGGATGGCGTTCGTCCTGCTGTCCGACCTGGTGGCCCGGACCGTCGTCGCGCCGGCCGAGATCCCGCTGGGGACCGTGGTCGGGGTGGTCGGTGCCGGGCTGTTCCTGGCCCTGCTCGGTCGCCAGGTGGTGCGGGCCCGATGA
- a CDS encoding iron chelate uptake ABC transporter family permease subunit: MSPTRPAGPPAASLVGRAAPAPDSATGSVRPALGDPSRPVGDRSRLMLLALLALAAAAGYLLLGLHGNIGYALTRRATTLATLGVVGTAIALSTVLFQTATHNRILTPSVMGFDALYLFVQTLGVAVFGVGATRQLPPLARFGLEVAVMLGFSLGLYGWLIGRLARRIHLLVLIGMVCGVFFRSLTQFVQRILDPTEFVVVQDAMFADFTDADTTLLGIAAVVVGLVAVAARRLFPRLDVMSLGHDPAISLGVDHRRMTVVVLVMAAVLVSVSTALVGPTTFFGLLVVHLGYRLVRTGWHRTTVPAAIGVAFVVLVAGQLLLERVLGLDSVLAVAVEFLGGLAFLLLLTRRPR, translated from the coding sequence ATGAGCCCGACCCGCCCCGCCGGGCCACCCGCCGCGTCGCTCGTCGGTCGGGCCGCCCCCGCACCGGACAGCGCGACCGGCAGCGTACGACCCGCGCTCGGCGACCCGTCCCGACCGGTGGGTGATCGGTCCCGGCTGATGCTGCTAGCCCTGCTCGCCCTGGCGGCGGCCGCCGGCTACCTGCTCCTCGGCCTGCACGGCAACATCGGGTACGCGCTGACCCGGCGCGCGACCACGCTGGCCACCCTCGGTGTCGTCGGCACCGCGATCGCGCTGTCCACCGTGCTGTTCCAGACCGCCACCCACAACCGGATCCTCACCCCCTCGGTGATGGGCTTCGATGCCCTCTACCTGTTCGTCCAGACCCTCGGGGTGGCGGTGTTCGGCGTCGGTGCCACCCGGCAGCTGCCGCCGCTGGCCCGCTTCGGGCTCGAGGTCGCCGTGATGCTCGGCTTCTCGCTGGGGCTGTACGGCTGGCTGATCGGCCGACTGGCGCGGCGGATCCACCTGCTGGTGCTGATCGGCATGGTCTGCGGGGTGTTCTTCCGCTCGCTGACCCAGTTCGTCCAACGGATCCTCGACCCGACCGAGTTCGTCGTCGTGCAGGACGCCATGTTCGCCGACTTCACCGACGCGGACACCACCCTGCTCGGCATCGCCGCCGTTGTCGTCGGGCTGGTCGCCGTCGCCGCCCGGCGGCTGTTCCCGCGCCTCGACGTGATGTCACTGGGGCACGATCCGGCGATCAGCCTCGGCGTCGACCACCGGCGGATGACCGTGGTCGTGCTGGTGATGGCCGCTGTGCTGGTGTCGGTGTCGACCGCGCTGGTCGGCCCCACCACCTTCTTCGGTCTGCTGGTCGTCCACCTCGGCTATCGGCTGGTCCGCACCGGCTGGCACCGGACGACCGTCCCGGCCGCGATCGGGGTCGCCTTCGTCGTGCTGGTCGCCGGCCAACTGCTGCTGGAACGGGTCCTCGGGCTCGATTCCGTGCTGGCCGTCGCGGTGGAGTTCCTCGGCGGCCTGGCCTTCCTGTTGTTGCTCACCCGTCGCCCCCGCTGA
- a CDS encoding ABC transporter ATP-binding protein → MIEISQVSTSYGRTRVVHDVDLTLQAGGITSLIGPNGAGKSTLLATIARLHPVEAGTIRVDGLDVARCDSRELARRLAILRQENHLAVRLTVRDLVSMGRFPHSGGRPGPTDLARIDEALGFLDLTGLADRYLDELSGGQRQRAYVAMVLAQDTEYILLDEPLNNLDMAHGVAMMRLLRRLADDLGKTVVIVVHDINFASVWSDRIVAMRDGRLVGEGPVEELITPAMMAEVFGLEFPIELIGGDRVGIYYRAHRAGSAGHPLRQSRRRNSGSLSGA, encoded by the coding sequence ATGATCGAGATCTCCCAGGTCAGCACCTCCTACGGCCGCACCCGGGTCGTGCACGACGTCGACCTGACCCTGCAGGCCGGCGGCATCACCTCGCTGATCGGGCCGAACGGCGCCGGAAAGTCGACCCTGCTGGCCACCATCGCCCGACTGCATCCGGTGGAGGCCGGCACGATCCGCGTCGACGGGCTGGACGTCGCCCGCTGCGACAGCCGGGAACTCGCCCGCCGGCTGGCCATCCTCCGCCAGGAGAACCACCTGGCGGTCCGGCTCACCGTCCGCGACCTGGTGTCGATGGGCCGCTTCCCGCACTCCGGGGGCCGGCCGGGGCCGACGGACCTGGCCCGGATCGACGAGGCACTGGGGTTCCTGGACCTCACCGGGCTGGCCGACCGCTATCTCGACGAGCTCTCCGGCGGCCAGCGGCAACGCGCGTACGTGGCGATGGTGCTCGCCCAGGACACCGAGTACATCCTGCTCGACGAACCGCTCAACAACCTCGACATGGCCCACGGGGTGGCGATGATGCGGCTGCTCCGCCGGCTTGCCGACGACCTGGGCAAGACCGTCGTGATCGTGGTGCACGACATCAACTTCGCGTCGGTGTGGTCGGATCGGATCGTCGCGATGCGTGACGGCCGGCTGGTGGGGGAGGGGCCGGTCGAGGAACTGATCACCCCCGCCATGATGGCGGAGGTGTTCGGGCTGGAGTTCCCGATCGAGTTGATCGGCGGTGACCGAGTGGGGATCTACTACCGTGCTCATCGGGCGGGGAGCGCCGGCCACCCGCTCCGTCAGAGCCGGCGCAGGAACTCCGGATCGTTGTCCGGGGCCTGA
- a CDS encoding PLD nuclease N-terminal domain-containing protein → MMRYLPILIAIMLAIYCITDLAQTEPVKVNFMPKWMWFVAIVVLPFVGGLAWLIFGRGSFGGGGGGGGDPQDQAPDNDPEFLRRL, encoded by the coding sequence ATGATGCGCTACCTGCCCATCCTGATCGCCATCATGTTGGCGATCTACTGCATCACCGATCTGGCCCAGACCGAGCCGGTGAAGGTCAACTTCATGCCGAAGTGGATGTGGTTCGTGGCGATCGTGGTGCTCCCGTTCGTCGGCGGGTTGGCCTGGCTGATCTTCGGCCGCGGCTCCTTCGGCGGGGGCGGTGGAGGCGGCGGGGACCCACAGGATCAGGCCCCGGACAACGATCCGGAGTTCCTGCGCCGGCTCTGA
- a CDS encoding 1,4-dihydroxy-2-naphthoate polyprenyltransferase yields MTTMADWVEGARLRTLPAAVSPVLAGTGAAVAAGAFRPVQAVLALVVALALQVGVNYANDYSDGIRGTDSAERVGPQRLVGSGAAPAATVKRAAFGCFGLAGVAGLALVILTQQWWLLAVGVACVLAAWYYTGGKHPYGYLGLGELFVFVFFGLVAVCGTTYVQVGAVTLPSLFAAIAIGALACAILVTNNLRDLDTDIIAGKHTLETRLGDRGSRLLFVALLVVTVLAVVAVAATSGRWWSLLGLAFVVPLAGPTRALLAGATGLPLVRVLKLTGIAELIAAAGLLVGLSIPA; encoded by the coding sequence GTGACGACGATGGCTGATTGGGTCGAGGGTGCCCGGTTGCGGACCCTGCCGGCGGCGGTCAGCCCGGTCCTGGCCGGCACCGGCGCGGCCGTCGCGGCGGGGGCATTCCGGCCGGTCCAGGCGGTGCTGGCGCTGGTGGTGGCGCTGGCCCTCCAGGTCGGGGTGAACTACGCCAACGACTACTCCGACGGCATCCGTGGCACCGACTCCGCCGAGCGGGTCGGCCCGCAACGCCTCGTCGGTTCCGGGGCCGCGCCGGCAGCGACGGTGAAGCGGGCGGCGTTCGGCTGTTTCGGCCTGGCCGGGGTGGCCGGGCTGGCGCTGGTGATCCTCACCCAGCAGTGGTGGCTGCTGGCGGTCGGCGTCGCCTGCGTGCTGGCCGCCTGGTATTACACCGGCGGGAAGCACCCGTACGGCTACCTGGGTCTGGGCGAGCTCTTCGTCTTCGTGTTCTTCGGGCTGGTCGCGGTGTGCGGCACGACGTACGTGCAGGTCGGCGCGGTGACGCTGCCCAGCCTGTTCGCGGCGATCGCGATCGGCGCACTGGCCTGCGCAATCCTGGTGACCAACAACCTGCGTGACCTCGACACCGACATCATCGCCGGCAAGCACACCCTGGAGACCCGGCTCGGCGACCGCGGCAGCCGGCTGCTGTTCGTCGCGCTGTTGGTCGTGACCGTGCTCGCCGTGGTGGCCGTGGCGGCCACCTCGGGGCGCTGGTGGTCCCTGCTCGGGCTGGCGTTCGTCGTGCCGCTGGCCGGCCCCACCCGGGCGCTGCTGGCCGGGGCCACCGGCCTGCCGCTGGTGCGGGTGCTGAAGCTGACCGGCATCGCCGAGCTGATCGCCGCGGCCGGGCTGCTGGTGGGCCTGTCGATCCCGGCCTGA
- a CDS encoding AMP-binding protein, with amino-acid sequence MSSTPLRLLPTAGLSAEELTAAFAGALEGAYVLAPLPPDPVEAAAVERMLTAAGPGAVPDDVTLVVSTSGSTGAPKGVMLSATAIRAGAAATDARLGGPGEWSLALGAHYVAGAMVVCRALLAGTALHLVPPHLAGLSAATVRPGARHYLSVVPTQLARLRDDDAALTALAGFDAILLGGAAADPELLAGLRARGLRIVTTYGMSETSGGCVYDDRPLDGVGVRSEVADGRLTITGPMLFSGYLGRPDLTAEVLRIDPAGRRTLLTGDRGEVAADGTVGVLGRLDDVVISGGLNVDLAAVQTAARRTLGSTELVALGVPDPVWGTRVVVVTTVRTSLPGLRAALAPLLAHHALPRGLARLEVLPTTSSGKIDRRALIAAWGTMDEELA; translated from the coding sequence GTGTCGTCCACCCCACTGCGCCTGTTGCCGACCGCCGGGCTGTCCGCCGAGGAGCTGACCGCCGCTTTCGCCGGGGCGCTGGAGGGGGCGTACGTCCTCGCTCCGCTGCCGCCGGATCCGGTCGAGGCAGCGGCGGTGGAACGGATGCTCACCGCGGCCGGGCCGGGAGCGGTGCCGGACGATGTGACGCTGGTGGTCTCCACCTCGGGATCGACCGGCGCCCCGAAGGGCGTGATGCTGTCCGCGACGGCGATCCGGGCCGGTGCCGCCGCGACCGACGCGCGACTGGGCGGACCCGGCGAATGGTCCCTGGCACTCGGGGCGCACTACGTGGCCGGCGCGATGGTGGTCTGCCGAGCGCTGCTGGCCGGCACCGCGCTGCACCTGGTCCCGCCGCACCTGGCGGGCCTCTCGGCGGCGACCGTACGCCCGGGCGCGCGGCACTATCTGTCGGTCGTCCCCACCCAACTGGCCCGGCTGCGCGACGACGACGCGGCGCTGACAGCGCTGGCCGGCTTCGACGCGATCCTGCTCGGCGGGGCCGCGGCGGACCCGGAGTTGCTGGCCGGGCTCCGGGCCCGGGGCCTGCGGATCGTCACGACGTACGGGATGAGCGAGACCAGCGGCGGCTGCGTGTACGACGACCGCCCGCTGGACGGGGTCGGGGTGCGGTCCGAGGTCGCCGATGGGCGGCTGACGATCACCGGCCCGATGCTGTTCTCCGGCTACCTGGGCCGCCCCGACCTGACCGCCGAGGTGCTCCGGATCGATCCCGCCGGCCGCCGGACGCTGCTCACCGGCGATCGCGGCGAGGTCGCCGCCGACGGCACCGTAGGGGTCCTCGGCCGGCTCGACGACGTGGTGATCTCCGGCGGGCTCAACGTCGACCTGGCCGCAGTCCAGACGGCCGCCCGGCGGACCCTGGGCAGCACCGAACTGGTGGCACTGGGGGTCCCGGACCCGGTCTGGGGCACCCGGGTGGTCGTCGTGACGACCGTACGGACCTCGCTACCCGGCCTGCGGGCGGCGCTGGCTCCACTGCTGGCACACCACGCGCTGCCCCGCGGCCTGGCCCGGCTCGAGGTGCTGCCGACGACCAGTAGTGGCAAGATCGACCGGCGGGCGCTGATCGCGGCCTGGGGAACGATGGACGAGGAGCTGGCGTGA
- a CDS encoding o-succinylbenzoate synthase yields the protein METYAYSIPLRTRFRGIEVREGLLWQGPAGWTEWSPFLDYRGTELVPWLAAAREAADQPWPAPVRDRVPVNVTVPVVAPEQAHALVLDSGCRTAKVKVADPRSDIADDIARLEAVRDALGPAGRVRIDANGAWDVPTARRHLKALARFELEYAEQPCPTTEDLAALRRHLAHDGVDVPIAADESIRRSGDPERVVALAAADVAVLKVQPLGGVRACLELADRLGLPVVVSSALETSVGLAAGLALAAALPELPYACGLNTSRLLVDDVVDDPLVAVDGWLDVRRPEPSPARLAALAAGPDARARWARRLAETASLSR from the coding sequence ATGGAGACGTACGCCTACTCGATCCCGCTGCGCACCCGGTTCCGGGGGATCGAGGTCCGCGAGGGACTGCTCTGGCAAGGGCCGGCGGGCTGGACGGAGTGGAGCCCGTTCCTCGACTACCGTGGCACCGAGTTGGTGCCGTGGCTCGCCGCCGCCCGGGAGGCCGCCGACCAGCCCTGGCCCGCTCCGGTGCGGGACCGGGTGCCGGTCAACGTCACCGTCCCGGTCGTCGCGCCCGAGCAGGCCCACGCGCTGGTGCTGGACTCCGGGTGCCGGACGGCGAAGGTCAAGGTCGCCGACCCGCGCTCCGACATTGCCGACGACATCGCCCGGCTGGAGGCGGTCCGCGACGCACTGGGACCGGCGGGCCGGGTCCGGATCGACGCGAACGGCGCCTGGGACGTGCCCACCGCCCGGCGTCACCTCAAGGCGCTGGCCCGGTTCGAGCTCGAGTACGCCGAACAGCCCTGCCCGACCACCGAGGACCTCGCCGCGCTGCGCCGCCACCTCGCCCACGACGGCGTCGACGTGCCGATCGCCGCCGACGAGTCGATCCGCCGCTCGGGCGACCCGGAGCGGGTGGTGGCCCTGGCGGCCGCCGATGTCGCGGTGCTCAAGGTGCAGCCGCTCGGCGGCGTACGCGCCTGCCTGGAGCTCGCCGACCGCCTCGGCCTGCCGGTCGTGGTGTCCAGCGCGCTGGAGACCTCGGTCGGCCTGGCGGCCGGTCTGGCCCTGGCCGCGGCGCTGCCGGAGCTGCCGTACGCCTGCGGGCTCAACACCTCCCGGCTGCTCGTCGACGACGTGGTGGACGATCCGCTGGTCGCCGTCGACGGCTGGCTGGACGTCCGCCGCCCGGAGCCCAGCCCGGCCCGGCTGGCGGCGCTGGCCGCCGGTCCCGACGCCCGGGCGCGCTGGGCCCGGCGGCTGGCGGAGACGGCTAGCCTGAGCCGGTGA
- the menD gene encoding 2-succinyl-5-enolpyruvyl-6-hydroxy-3-cyclohexene-1-carboxylic-acid synthase, whose product MNPSTVLARAVIGHLVANGVEHLVVSPGSRNTPLLLAAHRAEVAGRLRLHVRLDERVAGFTAYGIARVTGRPVPVLTTSGTAVGNLLPAMMEAAHTGVPLIAVSADRPNGMLDSGANQTTHQLGIFGTFVRAEANLEADSGARAVRHQVARVLAAATGVRNRLPGPGHLNVRFAEPLVPDPADDDLSWLDVESPAIAPLGAGMLTELAPGPRTVVLVGSGGQATGARARRVAEEAGVPLLAGPASNARAGSALSGYRLLLDTPLAERIERVVVYGRPTLSRPVMRLLARPDVEVVVVADGSDWSDVGLHAAVVADEVLLPAGDPGWLAAWQAADRRVTADLAALLATQPALTGPEIAAAVVASVPTEDLLLLGNSQPMRDADLAPTRADPGLVLGNRGLSGIDGLLSTATGAGLGLGRPVTVLIGDVSLAHDAGGLLIGPTEQAPDLRVVLVNDDGGSIFHTLEQGDPRYDTGAYAGAFERLFATPHGVDFGALAGAYGWRRRRIITREALAGALAAPVHGRELLEVPISRADRRDLEARLRELARSAG is encoded by the coding sequence ATGAACCCGTCCACTGTCCTTGCCAGGGCCGTCATCGGCCACCTCGTCGCCAACGGTGTCGAGCACCTGGTGGTGTCCCCGGGGTCCCGCAACACTCCGCTGCTGCTCGCCGCCCACCGGGCCGAGGTGGCCGGCCGGTTGCGGCTGCACGTCCGGCTCGACGAGCGGGTGGCGGGGTTCACGGCGTACGGCATCGCCCGGGTCACCGGCCGGCCGGTGCCGGTGCTGACCACCTCGGGCACCGCCGTCGGCAATCTGCTGCCGGCGATGATGGAGGCCGCCCACACCGGGGTCCCGCTGATCGCCGTGTCGGCCGATCGACCGAACGGCATGCTCGACTCCGGGGCGAACCAGACCACCCACCAGCTCGGGATCTTCGGCACCTTCGTCCGGGCCGAGGCCAACCTGGAGGCGGACTCCGGCGCCCGGGCCGTACGCCACCAGGTCGCCCGGGTGCTGGCCGCCGCCACCGGCGTACGGAACCGGCTGCCCGGCCCGGGCCATCTCAACGTCCGGTTCGCCGAGCCGCTCGTCCCGGACCCGGCCGACGACGACCTGTCCTGGCTCGACGTGGAGTCACCGGCCATCGCCCCGCTCGGCGCCGGCATGCTGACCGAGCTGGCTCCCGGCCCGCGCACCGTGGTGCTGGTCGGCAGCGGCGGCCAGGCCACCGGCGCCCGGGCCCGCCGCGTCGCTGAGGAGGCGGGGGTCCCGCTGCTCGCCGGGCCGGCCTCCAATGCCCGGGCCGGCAGCGCCCTGTCCGGCTACCGGCTGCTGCTCGACACGCCGCTGGCGGAGCGGATCGAGCGGGTGGTCGTGTACGGCCGGCCGACCCTGTCCCGGCCGGTGATGCGGCTGCTCGCCCGCCCCGATGTCGAGGTCGTCGTGGTCGCCGACGGTTCGGACTGGAGCGACGTCGGCCTGCACGCCGCGGTGGTGGCCGACGAGGTGCTGCTGCCGGCCGGTGACCCGGGCTGGCTGGCGGCCTGGCAGGCTGCCGATCGTCGGGTCACCGCCGACCTGGCCGCGCTGCTGGCGACACAGCCCGCGCTGACCGGCCCGGAGATCGCCGCGGCGGTGGTCGCCTCGGTCCCCACCGAGGACCTGCTGCTGCTCGGTAACTCGCAGCCGATGCGCGACGCCGATCTGGCCCCCACCCGGGCGGACCCGGGGCTGGTGCTCGGCAACCGCGGCCTGTCCGGCATCGACGGCCTGCTCTCCACCGCCACCGGGGCCGGGCTCGGCCTCGGTCGGCCGGTGACCGTGCTGATCGGGGACGTCTCGCTGGCCCACGACGCCGGCGGCCTGCTGATCGGCCCGACCGAACAGGCGCCGGACCTGCGGGTGGTGCTGGTCAACGACGACGGCGGCTCGATCTTCCACACCCTCGAGCAGGGCGACCCGCGCTACGACACCGGGGCGTACGCGGGGGCCTTCGAGCGGCTGTTCGCCACCCCGCACGGGGTCGACTTCGGCGCGCTGGCCGGGGCGTACGGCTGGCGCCGCCGGCGGATCATCACCCGCGAGGCGCTGGCCGGCGCGCTGGCCGCCCCGGTGCACGGACGCGAACTGCTGGAGGTGCCGATCAGCCGGGCCGACCGGCGCGACCTGGAGGCACGGCTGCGGGAGCTGGCGCGATCCGCAGGGTGA
- a CDS encoding TM0106 family RecB-like putative nuclease, giving the protein MAGLVLDAYAARSCAVKTHNLFDPRAHPATPPVDPSVEETFDDGPSHADRVIAAILAAARRTGSPRVVDLRDGAHDPWAEREAARRTGSPRVVDLRDGAHDPWAEREAACRAAMLGGADVIIHGIVPLDLAGHRSGRADLWVRGADTADGRPGYVPVEIKAHRVQELRRSGRDHTFAVPVSGLGTPSPLRARPADSRAIRVTSREGDLLQVAHYWRLLESAGFAAAGRPLGGIIGTDDVPGRGMAITWVDLAEPMVRTFSRHSPEGWTRRSVLERYDHEHDFRVRVAQIARQQGQPDPPDPLVLPIVNKECPRCDWWETCRPRLDDHDLSLKIDKSPLDIREISVLRRLGINTIDDLAVIDLAELMPRYLPEVQHRPGADRRLELAAHRARLMAAGKTLERITTGPIVVPRADLEIDLDIENAEDDRVYLWGFLVTDTASGERYYRHFSAFADLDDTGEVRLAVEAMAWLLGMAAGPRTVRVYHYSAYEVTRLGRLAERSGDPVLARAHTFARDHFVDLFSTVREHWFGTHGLGLKVVAHEGPGFSWRDDDPGGLNSQAWFAEAVHADDDAEREASRCRVLEYNEDDVRATAALREWLPTA; this is encoded by the coding sequence ATGGCTGGTCTCGTCCTCGACGCGTACGCCGCGCGCAGTTGCGCGGTGAAGACGCACAACCTCTTCGATCCCCGGGCCCACCCGGCGACCCCGCCGGTGGACCCCTCGGTCGAGGAGACCTTCGACGACGGGCCGAGTCACGCCGACCGGGTGATCGCTGCGATCCTGGCCGCCGCCCGCCGCACCGGCAGCCCGCGGGTGGTGGACCTGCGGGACGGGGCACACGATCCCTGGGCGGAGCGGGAGGCCGCCCGCCGCACCGGCAGCCCGCGGGTGGTGGACCTGCGGGACGGGGCACACGATCCCTGGGCGGAGCGGGAGGCCGCCTGCCGGGCGGCGATGCTCGGCGGCGCCGACGTGATCATCCACGGGATCGTCCCGCTGGACCTGGCCGGGCACCGCAGCGGCCGGGCGGACCTGTGGGTGCGCGGGGCCGACACCGCCGACGGCCGGCCGGGCTACGTACCGGTGGAGATCAAAGCCCACCGGGTGCAGGAGCTGCGCCGGTCCGGCCGGGACCACACCTTCGCCGTGCCGGTCTCCGGCCTCGGCACCCCCTCCCCGCTGCGGGCCCGACCCGCCGACTCGCGAGCGATCCGGGTCACCAGTCGGGAGGGCGACCTGCTGCAGGTCGCGCACTACTGGCGGCTGCTGGAATCGGCCGGCTTCGCCGCGGCCGGCCGGCCGCTCGGCGGGATCATCGGCACCGACGACGTCCCGGGGCGCGGGATGGCGATCACCTGGGTCGACCTCGCCGAACCGATGGTGCGGACATTCTCCCGACACTCCCCGGAGGGCTGGACCCGGCGCAGTGTGCTGGAGCGCTACGACCACGAGCACGACTTCCGGGTCCGGGTCGCCCAGATCGCCCGGCAGCAGGGCCAGCCGGACCCGCCGGATCCGCTGGTGCTGCCGATCGTCAACAAGGAGTGCCCGCGCTGTGACTGGTGGGAGACCTGCCGGCCCCGGCTCGACGACCATGACCTGAGTCTGAAGATCGACAAGTCCCCGCTGGACATCCGGGAGATCTCGGTGCTGCGGCGGCTGGGGATCAACACCATCGACGACCTGGCGGTGATCGACCTCGCCGAGCTGATGCCCCGCTACCTGCCGGAGGTGCAGCACCGGCCGGGCGCCGACCGGCGGCTCGAACTCGCTGCCCACCGGGCCCGGCTGATGGCCGCCGGCAAGACCCTGGAGCGGATCACCACCGGGCCGATCGTGGTGCCGCGCGCCGACCTGGAGATCGACCTGGACATCGAGAACGCCGAGGACGACCGGGTCTACCTGTGGGGGTTCCTGGTCACCGACACCGCCTCGGGCGAGCGGTACTACCGTCACTTCAGCGCGTTCGCCGACCTGGACGACACGGGTGAGGTGCGGCTGGCGGTCGAGGCGATGGCCTGGCTGCTGGGGATGGCAGCGGGGCCGCGGACCGTCCGGGTCTATCACTACTCGGCGTACGAGGTCACCCGGCTGGGCCGGCTGGCCGAGCGCAGCGGCGATCCGGTGCTGGCCCGGGCCCATACGTTCGCCCGGGACCACTTCGTCGACCTGTTCAGCACCGTACGGGAGCACTGGTTCGGCACCCACGGGTTGGGCCTGAAGGTGGTGGCGCACGAGGGACCGGGGTTCAGTTGGCGCGACGACGACCCGGGTGGCCTGAACTCCCAGGCGTGGTTCGCCGAGGCGGTGCACGCCGACGACGACGCGGAGCGGGAGGCCTCGCGCTGCCGGGTGCTGGAGTACAACGAGGACGACGTCCGGGCCACCGCCGCGCTGCGGGAGTGGTTACCGACGGCCTGA
- a CDS encoding demethylmenaquinone methyltransferase gives MPRGDDKTDYRATLAKRRHDVAMMFDGVARRYDLANDVLSLGQVRWWRDATKRALDPRPGQLILDLAAGTGTSSLSFAASGATVVPTDLSLGMLRVGKERHPELGFIAGDALRLPYADGAFDAVTASYGLRNMEDTVGALRELRRITRPGGRIVICEFSTPTWAPFATLYKEYLMEALPRIAGAVSSNPSAYVYLAESIQAWPDQERLAGLFADAGWRDVQWENLTGGIVAVHRAWA, from the coding sequence GTGCCCCGAGGAGACGACAAGACCGACTACCGCGCGACGCTGGCGAAGCGCCGTCACGACGTGGCGATGATGTTCGACGGGGTGGCCCGCCGCTACGACCTCGCCAACGACGTCCTCTCGCTGGGGCAGGTCCGCTGGTGGCGCGACGCGACGAAGCGGGCGCTCGACCCTCGTCCGGGCCAGCTGATCCTCGACCTGGCCGCCGGCACCGGCACGTCGAGCCTCTCCTTCGCCGCATCGGGCGCGACGGTCGTCCCCACCGACCTGTCGCTGGGCATGCTGCGGGTCGGCAAGGAGCGCCACCCCGAGCTGGGCTTCATCGCCGGTGACGCGCTCCGGTTGCCGTACGCGGACGGTGCTTTCGACGCCGTCACCGCCTCGTACGGGTTGCGCAACATGGAGGACACCGTCGGCGCGCTGCGGGAGCTGCGGCGGATCACCCGGCCCGGCGGGCGGATCGTGATCTGCGAGTTCTCCACCCCGACCTGGGCGCCGTTCGCCACGCTCTACAAGGAGTACCTGATGGAGGCGCTGCCGCGGATCGCCGGCGCAGTCTCCTCCAACCCGTCCGCGTACGTCTACCTGGCGGAGTCGATCCAGGCCTGGCCGGACCAGGAGCGGCTGGCCGGCCTGTTCGCCGACGCCGGCTGGCGCGACGTCCAGTGGGAGAACCTCACCGGCGGCATCGTCGCGGTGCACCGCGCCTGGGCCTGA